One genomic window of Desulfovibrio sp. TomC includes the following:
- a CDS encoding magnesium transporter CorA family protein has protein sequence MITIHKNENTAANGPETPSRYTWINLVDPRPEEIERALALGFLGGEFIEHALDQHECPRIEFDDECTIVVIRAPYIETRQGEERRSTVPIGIILARSVVTTICRVNDAAIQSRLHTCVQPACLFRIEQQLCQIFKEISLLFMRYLKEISAEIQELEHDLADTRSNEDLKLLLNLQKTVTYFHSALKTNDFIIDRIMRKGLSLGTGTKLSFTEDEIDGLDYALTETRQGIYMSKIFTEVLTSIANVYSSIISNSVNQIMKVLTSLTVIIMIPTFITSFYGMNIELPFQHDATAISIVSGIGVITTAGIILIMKLRKIL, from the coding sequence ATGATTACCATCCACAAAAACGAAAACACCGCGGCAAACGGCCCAGAAACTCCCAGCCGCTACACCTGGATCAATCTGGTCGATCCCCGGCCCGAGGAAATCGAGCGGGCCTTGGCCCTTGGCTTCCTGGGCGGGGAATTTATCGAACACGCCCTGGATCAGCACGAATGCCCCCGCATTGAATTTGACGACGAGTGCACCATCGTGGTCATCCGCGCCCCCTACATCGAAACGCGCCAGGGCGAGGAGCGACGCTCCACCGTGCCCATCGGCATCATCCTGGCCCGGTCGGTCGTCACCACCATCTGCCGGGTCAACGACGCCGCCATCCAAAGCCGGCTGCACACCTGCGTCCAGCCCGCCTGCCTGTTCCGGATCGAGCAGCAACTCTGCCAGATATTCAAGGAAATTTCCTTGCTGTTCATGCGCTATCTCAAGGAGATTTCCGCCGAAATCCAGGAACTGGAGCACGATCTGGCCGATACCCGGTCCAACGAAGACCTGAAGCTGCTGCTCAACCTGCAAAAAACCGTCACCTATTTCCACTCGGCCCTTAAAACCAATGACTTCATTATCGACCGGATCATGCGCAAGGGCCTGAGCCTTGGCACGGGGACCAAACTGTCTTTTACCGAAGACGAAATCGACGGCCTGGACTACGCCCTGACGGAAACGCGCCAGGGCATCTACATGTCCAAGATTTTTACGGAAGTCCTGACCTCCATCGCCAATGTCTACTCCTCCATCATCTCCAACAGCGTCAACCAGATCATGAAGGTCCTGACCTCGCTCACCGTCATCATCATGATCCCCACCTTCATCACCAGTTTCTACGGCATGAACATCGAACTACCCTTCCAGCACGACGCCACCGCCATCTCCATCGTCTCCGGCATCGGCGTCATCACCACAGCCGGCATCATCCTCATCATGAAGCTGCGAAAAATTCTCTAA
- a CDS encoding YdgA family protein — protein MKKIVLGLLLILALGIPASSYWLGTRLDGVLEAQRSLLEAQYGIPITLLEKKQGVFSSTYRYEVRLAPGLDPGSALPPFEVVGVVAHGPIPFAAGSLRPALAVMDLRLALPAEAQTTWGNIQKAIPELQQTSLRTVFAFSGDSNTRFAVPPVTRAITQKDGTALDVHWKAVTGRLDMTADLGVIDMALDAPDAGLSDKTMVLSLQGFSLTSNAKRVGLNLYVGTSRLSLAGLKLTNSVAAENSFALNQLAITAQTDVQNGALDSAMTTQCQSLMLPGLAKVSLDMAVSLKNLDAAALDTAASEFRRLNLQKMSPQEMVQAYGDLLRRHGAAIASRGPRLALDRFLLGLPSGPVEATASVTAAGSGALPETVPAALARLTAVASLKTSLAAIMDLAAAAGKSNPALAGASAQPMVEAAVAGLAAQGYVVRDKDGLSAAVAWDGKTLTVNGKPLNPAMP, from the coding sequence GTGAAAAAAATTGTGTTGGGTCTGTTGCTCATCCTCGCTCTGGGCATCCCGGCCTCTTCGTATTGGCTGGGCACGCGTCTCGACGGCGTTCTGGAAGCCCAGCGCAGTCTGCTCGAGGCCCAGTACGGCATACCGATCACCCTGCTGGAGAAAAAGCAGGGCGTGTTTTCCTCCACCTATCGCTACGAGGTGCGGCTCGCCCCCGGTCTCGACCCCGGTTCGGCCTTGCCGCCCTTTGAGGTCGTGGGCGTGGTGGCCCATGGTCCCATTCCCTTTGCGGCCGGCAGCCTGCGCCCGGCCCTGGCCGTCATGGACCTGCGCCTGGCCCTGCCTGCGGAGGCGCAAACCACCTGGGGGAACATCCAAAAGGCCATTCCCGAACTGCAACAGACCAGTCTGCGCACGGTGTTTGCCTTTTCCGGCGACAGCAACACCCGTTTTGCCGTCCCGCCGGTCACCCGCGCCATTACCCAGAAAGACGGCACTGCCCTGGACGTACACTGGAAGGCCGTCACCGGCCGCCTGGACATGACGGCTGATCTGGGCGTCATAGACATGGCTCTGGACGCCCCCGATGCCGGTCTGAGCGACAAAACCATGGTCCTGTCCCTGCAAGGATTTTCCCTGACCAGCAACGCCAAACGGGTCGGCCTGAATCTCTATGTCGGGACGAGCCGGCTGTCCCTGGCCGGCCTCAAGCTGACCAACAGCGTTGCGGCGGAGAACTCCTTCGCCCTGAACCAGCTGGCCATAACGGCCCAAACCGATGTGCAGAATGGGGCGCTGGACAGTGCGATGACCACACAGTGCCAATCTTTGATGCTGCCCGGGTTGGCCAAGGTCTCGCTGGATATGGCGGTTTCTCTGAAAAATCTCGATGCCGCCGCCCTGGATACCGCTGCCAGCGAATTTCGCCGCCTCAATCTGCAAAAGATGTCGCCGCAGGAGATGGTACAGGCCTACGGAGACCTGCTGCGCCGTCATGGTGCGGCCATAGCCTCCAGGGGGCCGCGTCTGGCCCTTGACCGTTTCCTGCTGGGCCTGCCTTCGGGTCCGGTCGAGGCCACGGCCTCGGTGACCGCTGCCGGCTCCGGTGCTCTGCCCGAAACGGTGCCGGCCGCCCTGGCCCGGTTGACGGCTGTGGCCAGCCTCAAGACGTCCCTGGCGGCGATTATGGATCTGGCGGCCGCAGCCGGGAAAAGCAATCCCGCCCTGGCCGGCGCTTCTGCCCAGCCGATGGTCGAAGCGGCCGTGGCCGGACTGGCGGCCCAGGGCTATGTCGTACGCGACAAGGATGGCTTAAGCGCGGCAGTGGCCTGGGACGGCAAGACGCTGACCGTCAACGGCAAACCGCTCAATCCCGCCATGCCCTGA
- a CDS encoding glutamine synthetase III family protein, with translation MSGIKARLDAISAIINYKPAHAPLNFSETKPTEMFGCNVFNDKVMRERLPKHVYKSLKKTIELGEKLDASIADTVANTMKDWAIERGATHFTHVFYPLTGMTAEKHDSFLVPDGKGGAVAEFSGKMLIQGEPDASSFPSGGLRSTFEARGYTAWDVTSPAYILENPNGIFLCIPTAFVSWTGEALDKKTPLLRSTQALNKQAKRVLSLFGVETKLPVGSFAGPEQEYFLIDRNFVFARPDLLIAGRTLFGAKSAKGQEFEDQYFGVIPRRVLSFMMEVERELYKLGVPVKTRHNEVAPSQFEIAPIFETGNLATDHNQMVMTVLRTVAKRYGMICLLHEKPFAGINGSGKHLNYSIGNAELGSLYDPGETPHDNAQFLVFCAAAIRAVHKFGPLLRATVATPSNDHRLGANEAPPAIMSIYLGEQLTDVFEQIKKGKVEGSKQKGIMSIGVDTLPPLPMDPGDRNRTSPFAFTGNRFEFRAVGSSQSIAGSQVALNAMMAESLDYIATKLEAATAGDPAKLNAAVQSVIQEIIKEHGAVVFNGDGYSEEWHAEAAKRGLPNLKTTPDALPVLSSPEVVKLFTTYGVFSEAELKSREEIYLEQYVKTIQTEANLVVRMAKTIIFPAAERYQGELAATCANLKAIGHDYKMDTLECVTTKLRDIQAKTAELEKLMEHSADGTLAEAKHMCCTILPAMNEIRAVADALEAVVADDLWSLPSYQEMLFIR, from the coding sequence ATGAGCGGAATCAAGGCTCGTTTGGACGCGATCTCGGCGATCATCAATTACAAGCCGGCTCATGCCCCCCTGAATTTCAGCGAGACCAAGCCGACCGAAATGTTTGGCTGCAATGTCTTCAACGACAAGGTCATGCGCGAGCGGTTGCCCAAGCATGTTTACAAGTCGCTTAAAAAGACCATCGAGCTTGGCGAAAAGCTTGATGCCTCCATTGCCGACACCGTGGCCAACACCATGAAGGATTGGGCCATCGAACGTGGGGCCACCCACTTCACCCACGTGTTCTACCCGCTCACCGGCATGACTGCCGAGAAGCACGACTCCTTCCTGGTTCCCGACGGCAAGGGCGGCGCTGTGGCCGAGTTCTCGGGCAAGATGCTCATCCAGGGCGAACCCGATGCCTCGAGCTTCCCGTCCGGCGGCCTGCGTTCCACCTTCGAAGCCCGCGGCTACACCGCCTGGGACGTGACCAGCCCGGCCTATATCCTGGAAAATCCCAACGGCATTTTCCTGTGCATCCCGACGGCCTTCGTGTCCTGGACCGGCGAGGCCCTGGACAAAAAAACCCCGCTTCTGCGTTCCACCCAGGCGCTCAACAAGCAGGCCAAACGGGTGCTGAGCCTTTTTGGCGTCGAGACCAAGCTGCCGGTCGGCTCCTTTGCCGGTCCCGAGCAGGAGTACTTCCTGATCGACCGCAATTTTGTCTTTGCCCGCCCGGACCTGCTCATTGCCGGACGCACCTTGTTTGGGGCCAAGTCGGCCAAGGGCCAGGAATTTGAAGACCAGTACTTCGGCGTCATTCCCCGCCGCGTCCTGTCCTTCATGATGGAAGTCGAGCGCGAACTGTACAAGCTCGGCGTGCCGGTCAAGACCCGCCACAACGAAGTGGCCCCCAGCCAGTTCGAAATCGCCCCGATCTTCGAGACCGGCAACCTGGCCACCGACCACAACCAGATGGTCATGACCGTGCTTCGCACCGTGGCCAAACGCTATGGCATGATCTGCCTGCTGCACGAAAAGCCCTTCGCCGGCATCAATGGCTCGGGCAAGCACCTCAACTACTCCATCGGCAACGCCGAACTGGGCAGCCTCTACGATCCGGGCGAAACCCCGCACGACAACGCCCAGTTCCTGGTGTTCTGCGCCGCCGCCATCCGCGCCGTGCATAAGTTCGGCCCGCTGTTGCGCGCCACGGTGGCCACGCCGTCCAACGACCATCGCCTGGGCGCCAACGAGGCCCCGCCGGCCATCATGTCCATCTACCTCGGCGAGCAGCTCACCGATGTCTTCGAGCAGATCAAGAAGGGCAAGGTCGAAGGCTCCAAGCAGAAAGGCATCATGAGCATCGGCGTCGACACCCTGCCGCCGCTGCCCATGGATCCGGGCGACCGCAACCGCACCAGCCCCTTTGCCTTCACCGGCAACCGCTTCGAGTTCCGCGCCGTCGGCTCCAGCCAGTCCATCGCCGGCTCCCAGGTGGCCTTGAACGCCATGATGGCCGAATCCCTGGACTACATTGCCACCAAGCTCGAAGCCGCTACCGCCGGCGACCCGGCCAAACTCAACGCCGCTGTCCAGTCCGTCATCCAGGAGATCATCAAGGAGCACGGCGCAGTTGTCTTTAACGGCGACGGCTACTCCGAGGAATGGCATGCCGAGGCGGCCAAGCGCGGCCTGCCCAACCTCAAGACCACGCCTGACGCCCTGCCGGTGCTCTCCAGCCCCGAGGTCGTCAAGCTGTTTACCACCTACGGCGTCTTCAGCGAAGCCGAGCTCAAGTCCCGCGAGGAAATCTACCTCGAACAGTACGTCAAGACCATTCAGACCGAAGCCAATCTGGTTGTGCGCATGGCCAAGACCATCATCTTCCCGGCCGCCGAGCGCTACCAGGGCGAGCTGGCCGCCACCTGCGCCAACCTCAAGGCCATCGGCCATGACTACAAGATGGACACCCTGGAGTGCGTGACGACCAAGCTGCGCGACATCCAGGCCAAGACCGCCGAGTTGGAAAAGCTCATGGAGCACAGCGCTGACGGCACCCTGGCCGAAGCCAAGCACATGTGCTGCACCATCCTGCCGGCCATGAACGAGATCCGTGCCGTTGCCGACGCCCTGGAAGCCGTGGTGGCCGACGACCTGTGGTCGCTGCCGAGCTACCAGGAAATGCTGTTTATCCGCTAA
- a CDS encoding MerR family transcriptional regulator, producing MLQKTYKIGEIASLTGLKPFVLRYWETEFPQLVPVRTQKGQRAYTKEHLALVNTIKTLLYEEKLTIDGARRRLADSGRDAGVLRQVYEELTAIRRMLDV from the coding sequence ATGCTGCAAAAGACCTATAAGATCGGCGAGATCGCCAGTCTGACGGGACTCAAACCCTTTGTGCTGCGCTATTGGGAAACCGAATTCCCCCAACTGGTCCCGGTGCGCACCCAAAAAGGCCAGCGAGCCTACACGAAAGAGCACCTCGCCCTGGTCAACACCATAAAGACGCTCCTCTATGAGGAAAAGCTGACCATCGACGGGGCGCGGCGGCGGCTGGCCGACTCTGGACGCGACGCCGGAGTCTTGCGGCAGGTTTACGAGGAACTGACGGCGATCCGTCGCATGCTCGACGTCTAG
- a CDS encoding RNA recognition motif domain-containing protein, with amino-acid sequence MSKKLYVGNLSFSSTENDIRDHFSAYGEVLSVNLITDRETGRLRGFGFVEMDDAGAAAAIQNLDGKELGGRSLKVNEAQDKPRSGGGGGGKGGYGGGRW; translated from the coding sequence ATGTCGAAGAAACTGTACGTCGGCAACCTGTCCTTCTCTTCCACCGAAAACGACATCCGTGACCATTTTTCCGCCTACGGCGAAGTGTTGAGCGTCAATCTCATCACCGACCGTGAAACCGGGCGCCTGCGCGGGTTCGGTTTCGTCGAAATGGACGACGCTGGCGCTGCCGCTGCCATCCAGAACCTGGACGGCAAAGAGCTCGGCGGCCGCAGCCTGAAGGTCAACGAAGCCCAGGACAAGCCCCGCTCCGGTGGCGGCGGCGGCGGCAAGGGCGGCTACGGCGGCGGTCGCTGGTAG
- a CDS encoding pyridoxamine 5'-phosphate oxidase family protein produces the protein MEPEAVEAAVRRLLAEVTTMTLATVQAGVPWATTVYFAPDGFNLVFLSSPGSRHCRNLAANAACAAALSPEVSSWRDILGLQMEGRAELVAGLAAKARAMAAYFAKFPFVKDLLTAPGETASRMGRVSAHVFRPTTIRYIDNGPGFGTHFILRLDAGRLIGLPQREDGD, from the coding sequence ATGGAGCCTGAGGCCGTCGAAGCGGCCGTGCGTCGGCTGTTGGCCGAGGTGACGACCATGACCCTGGCCACCGTGCAGGCCGGCGTCCCCTGGGCCACCACGGTCTATTTCGCCCCGGACGGCTTCAATCTGGTCTTTCTGTCGTCGCCGGGTTCCAGACATTGCCGCAATCTCGCCGCCAATGCGGCCTGCGCTGCGGCGCTCTCGCCCGAAGTCTCCTCCTGGCGCGACATCCTGGGCCTGCAAATGGAAGGCCGGGCCGAACTGGTTGCCGGTCTGGCGGCCAAGGCCCGGGCCATGGCCGCCTATTTCGCCAAGTTCCCCTTTGTCAAAGACCTGCTGACGGCCCCGGGCGAGACGGCGTCGCGCATGGGCCGGGTCTCGGCCCATGTGTTTCGCCCGACGACCATTCGCTACATCGACAACGGACCGGGATTCGGCACACACTTTATCCTTCGCCTGGATGCGGGCCGGTTGATCGGACTGCCGCAGCGGGAAGACGGAGACTGA
- the treS gene encoding maltose alpha-D-glucosyltransferase, translating into MWYKETIVYELHVRSFADGDGDGVGDFKGLIDKLDYLERLGVGALWLQPFYPSPLRDDGYDIADYCNIHPAYGTLPDFKRFLREAHKRGLRVITELVLNHTSDQHPWFQRARRAKPGSPARDFYVWNDTPDKYRQTRIIFKDFENSNWAWDPVAKAYYWHRFYANQPDLNFDNPAVRQAMLKVVDFWLGMGVDGLRLDAVPYLFERQGTNCENLPETHGFLKELRAHVDASYPDRMLLAEANQWPEDAVAYFGAGDECHMAFHFPIMPRIFMALWAEDRYPVIDILKQTPAIPESCQWALFLRNHDELTLEMVSDEERDSMYRAYARDTRARINLGIRRRLAPLMQNNRRKMELINILLLSFPGTPILYYGDELGMGDNYHLGDRNGVRTPMQWTPDRNAGFSKANPQSLFLPLIIDPEYHYELVNVETLERNPSSFLWWTRRLLAAYKSEPALGRGDLRFVGGENTKVLALLRTDGGHRLLAVINLSRHAQATELDLADLAGYTPVDVFGQARFPTIGRTPYVLTLGGYDYFWFRLENGYSAKEDAPSGPLRLTGRVAQTICAQEGLSLPGGDILPPQLTHSLSRLIGGEVDEIRQLDELVLHTPNRTTSLLLAESQQQQGDLTTLFLLASRTRAGDQGVGELADEAILAELECPQGVTTVLRGLLDPASVAALAGLIAAGKRRRGASGVFLCDNYSHKIDPAAPEQAPTVRLLTRKHQSMTFSLDNTVFLKVFLRPEEGVNPELELPLHLARQGVAGIPRVLGSLAYRRPHGQDMVLAVASSYVSGAVAGDSFALESLERFFGEILALGQLPSDKHEAEAVEGSLLEFFRSLGEQTARLHLALAAVPDPDFTPEPVTKLYLRSIYQSMRNQLHRASLAVDAARRDAKHLKPLPKRTLLEKLSPLLTLTPVGARLRIHGDFQLENILRVGQELVVTDFDGDVRLPLGERRIKRSPLRDVASLLLSVAMVARRGYARHIEQTPSDGPLLAGWLEGWIAAACDSFLSAYLETTREAAFLPADPVTRQTLLEIFVIEQGLRTILRGSDEHRLADVPLVLAALGSLKGLLP; encoded by the coding sequence ATGTGGTATAAAGAGACGATCGTATACGAATTGCATGTCCGCTCCTTTGCCGACGGCGACGGCGACGGGGTGGGGGATTTCAAGGGGCTTATCGACAAGCTCGACTATCTGGAGCGCCTCGGGGTCGGGGCCTTGTGGCTCCAGCCGTTTTACCCCTCGCCCCTACGCGACGACGGCTATGACATCGCCGATTATTGCAATATTCATCCGGCCTATGGCACCTTGCCGGATTTCAAACGCTTTTTGCGCGAGGCCCACAAACGTGGCCTTCGGGTCATCACCGAGCTGGTGCTCAACCACACCTCGGATCAGCATCCCTGGTTCCAGCGGGCCAGGCGGGCCAAGCCCGGTTCGCCGGCCCGGGATTTCTACGTCTGGAACGATACCCCGGACAAATACCGCCAAACGCGCATTATTTTCAAGGATTTCGAGAATTCCAACTGGGCCTGGGACCCGGTGGCCAAGGCCTATTACTGGCACCGCTTCTACGCCAACCAGCCGGATCTCAATTTCGACAATCCGGCCGTGCGCCAGGCCATGCTCAAGGTGGTGGATTTCTGGCTCGGCATGGGCGTGGACGGCCTGCGCCTGGACGCCGTGCCCTACCTGTTCGAGCGCCAGGGAACCAACTGCGAGAATCTGCCCGAGACGCATGGGTTTCTCAAAGAATTGCGCGCCCATGTCGATGCCTCCTACCCGGACCGGATGCTCCTGGCCGAGGCCAACCAGTGGCCCGAGGACGCGGTGGCCTATTTCGGGGCGGGCGATGAATGCCACATGGCCTTCCACTTCCCCATCATGCCGCGCATCTTCATGGCCCTGTGGGCCGAGGACCGCTACCCGGTCATTGACATCCTGAAGCAGACCCCGGCCATCCCGGAAAGCTGCCAGTGGGCGCTTTTTTTGCGCAACCACGACGAACTGACCCTGGAAATGGTCAGCGACGAGGAGCGCGACTCCATGTACCGGGCCTATGCCCGGGACACCCGGGCCCGCATCAATCTGGGCATCCGCCGCCGGCTGGCCCCGCTTATGCAAAACAACCGGCGCAAGATGGAGCTCATAAACATCCTGCTCCTGTCTTTTCCCGGTACGCCCATCCTCTATTACGGCGACGAGCTGGGCATGGGCGACAACTACCACCTGGGCGACCGTAACGGCGTGCGCACCCCCATGCAGTGGACCCCGGACCGCAACGCCGGTTTTTCCAAGGCCAACCCCCAATCCCTGTTCCTGCCGCTGATTATCGACCCGGAATACCATTACGAGCTGGTCAACGTCGAAACCCTGGAGCGCAACCCCTCGTCGTTTCTGTGGTGGACCCGCCGGTTGCTGGCGGCCTACAAGAGCGAACCGGCCCTGGGCCGGGGCGATCTGCGCTTTGTGGGCGGGGAGAACACCAAGGTGCTGGCCTTGCTGCGCACCGATGGCGGGCACCGGCTTTTGGCCGTGATCAACCTGTCCCGCCATGCCCAGGCCACCGAACTCGATCTGGCCGATCTGGCCGGGTACACGCCGGTGGATGTCTTTGGTCAGGCCCGTTTCCCGACCATCGGCCGCACCCCCTATGTCCTGACCCTGGGCGGCTACGACTATTTCTGGTTCCGTCTGGAAAACGGCTATAGCGCCAAGGAAGACGCGCCGTCCGGGCCGTTGCGCCTGACGGGCCGGGTGGCCCAGACCATCTGCGCCCAGGAGGGCCTGTCCCTGCCCGGCGGCGACATCCTGCCGCCGCAGTTGACCCACAGCCTGTCGCGCCTGATCGGCGGCGAGGTCGATGAGATCCGCCAGCTCGACGAACTGGTGCTGCACACGCCCAACCGGACCACGAGCCTGCTTCTGGCCGAAAGCCAGCAACAGCAGGGTGATCTGACCACCCTGTTCCTGCTCGCGTCCCGGACCCGGGCCGGGGACCAGGGCGTGGGCGAACTGGCCGATGAAGCGATCCTGGCTGAGCTTGAGTGCCCGCAAGGGGTGACCACGGTGCTGCGCGGCCTGCTCGATCCGGCCTCGGTGGCGGCCCTGGCCGGGCTTATCGCCGCCGGCAAGCGCCGACGGGGGGCGTCCGGGGTATTTTTGTGCGACAACTACAGCCACAAGATCGACCCGGCGGCCCCGGAGCAGGCGCCAACCGTCCGCCTGCTCACCCGGAAACACCAGTCCATGACCTTTTCCCTGGACAATACGGTCTTTCTCAAGGTGTTTTTACGCCCCGAAGAAGGCGTCAACCCGGAACTGGAGTTGCCCCTGCATCTGGCCCGGCAGGGCGTCGCCGGCATCCCCCGGGTGCTTGGCTCCCTGGCCTACCGTCGGCCCCACGGTCAGGACATGGTTCTGGCCGTGGCCTCCTCCTACGTTTCCGGGGCCGTCGCCGGAGACAGTTTTGCCCTGGAGTCCCTGGAACGGTTTTTCGGGGAAATTCTGGCCCTGGGACAGCTGCCGTCGGACAAGCACGAAGCCGAGGCCGTCGAAGGTTCACTGCTCGAATTCTTCCGAAGCCTGGGCGAGCAGACCGCCCGGCTGCATCTGGCCCTGGCTGCTGTGCCCGATCCGGATTTCACCCCGGAGCCGGTGACGAAACTGTACCTGCGCTCCATCTACCAATCCATGCGCAACCAGCTCCACCGGGCCTCCCTGGCCGTGGACGCGGCCCGGCGGGACGCCAAACATCTCAAACCGCTGCCCAAGCGCACGTTGCTTGAGAAGCTGTCGCCGCTTTTGACCCTGACCCCGGTCGGGGCTAGGCTGCGCATCCACGGCGACTTCCAGTTGGAGAACATCCTGCGGGTGGGGCAGGAGCTGGTGGTGACCGACTTTGACGGCGACGTCCGGCTGCCGCTTGGCGAACGCCGCATCAAACGCTCGCCCCTGCGCGACGTGGCCAGCCTGCTGCTTTCGGTCGCCATGGTGGCCAGACGGGGCTATGCCCGCCATATCGAACAGACGCCAAGCGATGGGCCGCTTTTGGCCGGGTGGCTGGAGGGCTGGATTGCCGCGGCCTGCGACAGTTTCCTCTCCGCCTATCTGGAAACGACCCGGGAGGCCGCCTTTCTCCCGGCCGATCCGGTCACCCGCCAGACCCTGCTTGAGATCTTTGTGATCGAACAGGGGCTTCGGACCATTCTGCGGGGCAGCGACGAACATCGGCTGGCCGACGTGCCCTTGGTCCTGGCTGCGCTCGGCAGCCTCAAAGGGCTGCTCCCATGA
- a CDS encoding L-serine ammonia-lyase: MPAIDLSLFDLFKIGPGPSSSHTIGPMKAGCDFRRLVKALPAETLGRAERLEIVLYGSLSATGHGHGTDRAVLAGLLGQTPEHCPPAFLDELARTPEQRRPLGLGPDSLTLGAADVVFGPLAHAFPSNNTLVIRLLGAADTPNPLAEREYASVGGGFLHYAGQPAAARGAPAHSYETMAGLRRLVGRTGLELPEIMLENEMAITGVSETAVWAGLDAVLGAMDAAVTAGLAAEGLLPGPLGLSRKAGRIYKRSLSKRQPHENALALLCAFAFAAAEENAAGHVIVTAPTCGSAGIIPATARFLRERQNVPEQSIREGLLAAAAVGFLAKHNATIAGAEGGCQAEIGVASAMAAAMLAQAAGYGLHVVENAAETALEHHLGMTCDPVGGFVQIPCIERNAMGAVKAYTAYLIAAAETPDHHKVGLDQAIEAMEATGRDMHCKYKETAQGGLAVSVPNC; this comes from the coding sequence GTGCCAGCCATCGACCTGAGTCTTTTTGATCTGTTCAAAATAGGCCCCGGCCCGTCCAGTTCCCACACCATCGGCCCCATGAAGGCCGGCTGCGATTTCCGCCGGCTTGTAAAGGCCCTGCCGGCCGAAACCCTGGGCCGGGCCGAACGCCTGGAAATCGTGCTCTACGGCAGCCTCTCGGCCACCGGGCATGGGCACGGCACCGACCGGGCCGTCCTGGCCGGACTGCTCGGCCAGACCCCGGAACACTGCCCGCCGGCCTTTCTCGACGAACTGGCCCGCACCCCGGAGCAAAGACGTCCCCTGGGCCTTGGCCCGGACAGCCTGACCCTTGGCGCTGCTGATGTGGTATTCGGGCCGCTGGCCCATGCCTTCCCCAGCAACAACACCCTGGTCATCCGCCTTTTGGGGGCTGCGGACACGCCAAATCCCCTGGCCGAGCGGGAATACGCTTCGGTTGGCGGCGGCTTTCTCCACTATGCCGGACAACCGGCCGCCGCCCGCGGCGCGCCGGCCCACAGCTACGAAACCATGGCCGGGCTGCGCCGCCTCGTTGGCCGCACAGGCCTCGAGCTGCCCGAAATCATGCTGGAAAATGAGATGGCCATCACCGGTGTCAGCGAAACGGCCGTTTGGGCCGGACTCGACGCCGTGCTTGGGGCCATGGACGCGGCCGTTACGGCCGGCCTGGCGGCCGAGGGCCTGCTGCCGGGACCGCTTGGCCTTTCGCGCAAGGCCGGACGCATTTACAAACGCAGCCTGTCCAAACGCCAGCCCCACGAAAACGCCCTGGCCCTGCTGTGTGCCTTCGCCTTTGCCGCGGCCGAGGAGAATGCCGCCGGGCATGTCATCGTCACCGCGCCGACCTGCGGTTCGGCCGGCATCATTCCGGCCACGGCCCGGTTCCTGCGCGAGCGGCAAAACGTGCCCGAGCAGTCCATCCGGGAGGGCCTCCTGGCTGCGGCGGCCGTGGGTTTTCTGGCCAAGCACAACGCCACCATTGCCGGGGCCGAAGGCGGCTGCCAGGCCGAAATCGGCGTGGCCTCGGCCATGGCGGCGGCCATGCTGGCCCAGGCGGCCGGCTATGGCCTGCATGTGGTGGAAAATGCCGCCGAGACGGCCCTTGAGCACCACCTGGGCATGACTTGCGATCCGGTCGGCGGCTTTGTCCAGATTCCCTGCATCGAGCGCAACGCCATGGGCGCGGTCAAGGCCTACACCGCCTATCTCATTGCCGCGGCCGAAACCCCGGACCACCACAAGGTCGGCCTCGATCAGGCCATCGAAGCCATGGAGGCCACCGGGCGGGACATGCACTGCAAATACAAGGAGACGGCCCAGGGCGGACTGGCCGTCAGCGTTCCCAATTGCTAG